The genomic DNA TGCGGCATTACTGATTATGCACAAAATGAACTCACTGATGTTGTCTTTGTTGAGTTGCCACCTGTAGGAAAAGTTGTCGTGGCGAGTGAGCAGGCAGCAGTTATAGAGTCAGTGAAAACAGCAGTAGATGTGTATACGCCGGTAAGTGGAAAGATCGTAGAAGTGAACAGTGAGTTAGAAAACGATCCCGGACTTATCAATAGAGATCCTTATGGACAGGGGTGGATATTTGTTGTTGAAATGACAAAGACAGATGAACTAGACGGTCTCATGCCATCTGATGATTACGCCAAAATGATTAAAAACAAAGCATAGCTTTTAAGTGGAGAGTAATTGAAAATTATGAAGTTTACGCCACACACCCCTTCTGATGTGCAGTCAATGCTTGATGTAATAGGTTTACGCACAATTGAAGATCTTCTTACTGACATTCCGAAAGATTTATTGCGCACGGAATTAAATATCCCTGCGGGACTTTCAGAAAGTGAGCTCTTAAAAGATATTAAGAATATAGCTTCAGTGAATGCGAATCTTGACGAGTTTTCTTCGTATATCGGGGCAGGTGCGTATGATCATTTTATACCGTCTGCAGTTTCTCATGTAACGGGAAGAAGTGAGTTCTACACTGCGTACACTCCGTATCAGCCTGAAGCAAGTCAGGGAACACTGCAGGCAATATACGAGTATCAGAGTATGCTCTGCGCTCTTACCGGTATGGATGTGGCAAATGCTTCTTTGTACGATGGCGCTACTGCGGTTAGTGACGCAGCGCTTGTTGCATTGCAATCAGCCCCTGCTAAAAATGAAATCGTTATCACCGAAACAGTTCATCCCGAATATAGACTTGTATTAAAAACATATTTAGCCGGCACAAAAGTAAAGATCAGAGAAATACCCTATAAAGACGGGGTTGCTGATCTTAAGCATTTACGTGATAACGTTTCTGGTAATACTGTTGCAGTTATTGTGCAGAATCCAAACTTTCTCGGTTCTATTGAAGATATGGTCCAGATAGAGAGTATTGTCCACGGGTGCGGTGCGCTGTTTGTTGCCGTTGTGAATCCTGTATCATTGGGTGTTCTCAAAGCGCCTGGTGATTATAATGCTGATATTGCCGTCGGTGATGGCCAGCCGTTAGGAAATCCATTAGCATTTGGCGGGCCGTATCTTGGTTTTATGGCGGTCAAAGATACGTTGAAAAGAAAGATTCCCGGCCGTCTTGTAGGAGTAACACAGGATCATGAAGGCCGCAGAGGATTTGTCTTAACCCTGCAAGCCCGTGAACAACACATACGAAGAGAAAAAGCGACATCAAATATATGCAGCAATGAAGCATTGAATGCGCTTACTGCGTGTGTCTATTTGTCGTTAATGGGAAAACAGGGGATGAAAGAACTTGCCGTGCAGAATCTTGAGAAAAGCCATTATCTTTTTGATAAGATTTGTACTGTACCGGGATTTAAACCTGTTTTTACGGCACAGTTTTTTAATGAATTTGTAATCGAATCGGCATATCCCGTGAAGAAAGTGATGCAATACCTGATGGAAAATAAGGTCTTTGGTGGGTTAGTTCTTGATAAAACATATAAAGGAATGAAAAATACGTTTCTAGTATGTGTAACTGAAACAAAAACAAAAGATGAGCTCGATGCATTTGTTGAGTTTCTACAAGATATATCAAAAAAAGTTTAAAGTGAAATAAGGATACGAGAGATGAATCGTGAAACATTACTCTATGAAATAGGGTCAAAAGGAAGAACAGGATATTCTTTGCCTGAATTTACCTATGACAAAAAAATCGAAGAGATGGTGCCGCAATCGATGATTCGCAAAAGCACTCCAGAGCTTCCTGAAGTCTCCGAGCTTGATGTGGTGAGACATTTTACTAATCTATCGCGTAAAAATTTTGGTGTTGATACACACTTTTATCCTCTTGGATCATGTACTATGAAATATAATCCAAAAGTAACAGAAGTTATTGCATCTTTACCTGGCTTGCAGCATGTACATCCGTATCAACCTGAAAAGACAACGCAAGGGATGCTAAAGATATATTATGAGATGGAACAGTATTTAAGTGAAATATGCGGGATGGACGCGTTTACGTTACAGCCTGCAGCAGGTGCACATGGTGAATTTTTAGGAATGCTTCTTGCCAGCGCATACTTTAAGAGTAAAAAAGAAAAACGAACAAAAGTTATTATTCCTGATTCTGCACATGGGACAAATCCGTCCAGTGCGCACATTGCAGGTTTTGATGTTATCACTATAAAATCTAACGAAGCAGGTGAAGTCGATCCCAATGAGCTGAAAAAGGTCTTAAGTAATGATGTTGCCGCATTGATGATGACTAATCCAAATACGTTAGGACTTTTTGAGAGAAAGGTGAGTGAAATAGCGGATTTAGTTCATTCACATGGCGCGCTTTTATATTACGATGGTGCAAACCTTAACCCTCTTATGGGAATAACAAATCCGGGGCTTATGGGATTTGATATTGTGCATGTTAACCTACATAAGACGTTTTCAACACCGCATGGTGGTGGAGGCCCCGGATCAGGGCCTGTCGGGGTAAAAAAATTCTTGGAACCGTTTTTACCTGTGCCCCGTGTCACGGTACGTGACGGGGTATATTCTCTCAAGTATAACATCCCGCAATCTATAGGGAGAATCAAAGCTTTTTATGGAAACAGCAGTGTTGTTGTTAAAGCATATGCATATATTAAAGCGTTAGGAGCTAAAGGCCTTAAAGATGTTGCACTCTATTCGATCCTGAATGCAAATTATATAAAGGAAAAACTAAAGGATACTTATTTTGTGCCCTATGAAAGAACCTGTATGCATGAATTTGTTTGTACGAGCAAAAAACAGCTTGAGAAAAATATTCATACAGTAGATATCGCAAAAGCGCTCATTGACAGGGGAATACACCCACCAACAATCTATTTCCCCTTGATCGTTCCTGAAGCTATGATGATTGAGCCAACTGAAACTGAAAGTAAAGAAACGCTTGATACGTTTATTGCCGTTATGAAAGAAATAGATGAGTGTGTAAAGAGTGATCCTGAATCAATTAAAAATGCTCCAACAACAACGCCTGTTGGTCGACTTGACGAAGTAAAAGCTGCTCGTGAGCCAAATCTGTGTTATGGTGTTAATAGAAAGTATTCGTAGATAAGTATGAAACAGATCAAAAAAGCTAAATTTTCTTTTCAATTTTGTTCTCGACTGATTATTCGTGAATTAACCGGTATTAAAGCGCATAATCTTGATGAACTCTTAAGTCATGTTAAGACAGTACCAGGCGCTGTTATCTATCACCACACACATCATTTTTTGCAGCTCCATCAGTATTTAGTCCCTGAACCTCCCAATGATTTTGCTTATTGGGTTGATACCTCTTTAGGGTACCATGATTTGAGTGAACGGTTAGCAAGCATTAATACCTGTGATTATAGAACGATACGTGATTTACGTGAACGCATTATCGCAGTTTTAGAGAAGTTTATATCTGAAGGTAAGGCGTCTCGTGAGTCGAATGTCGGTGAAGAGTTTTATTTTATCAAGTCAGTAAGTATTGCTTTTAATACACCATACGAAGTACGGACTTTAGAAGAGTTTCTCGATGTTTTAAAAAGAATATCTATTGATGCGATATATTATCATATGTTTGAAGCGCCACTCAGATTAGAAAAAGAAGGCAACGATTTTTCCATGTGGATACGTGAACAATTAGATATGGGAGAACTTGCCGATAAAATTGATTGTCTTGATCCCTATACCCATACAATGGAAGGGTTGCGGAACAAGCTTGTACGTGTAGTAGAAGATTACCTATTTAAGGTGTGATTATGTCTATAACATTAAAAGATTATGAACCAATTGTTGGAAAACATCTTGTAGATGAGCTGAAGATGCTTTCCCAACATCTTTCAGGAAAAGTTATCCAAAATGTTAATTCGACTGCGGTTGGTGGCGGTGTCGCGGAAATATTAAACAGAATTATACCTCTTTTGCAGGAATTAAATGTTGATGCACGTTGGGATGTTATTAAAGGCGGTGAAGAGTTTTATAACGTAACAAAGAAATTTCATAATGCACTACATGGTAGGAAAGAGATTATCACCAAAGAAATGTATGAGACGTTCATTCAAACAGGCGAAGAAAATCTTAAGTCAATGGATGTGTATGGTGATATTGTTTTTATACATGATCCGCAGCCCATAATGCTCGTGAAGAAAAAAGCTTCTATGAACAGTAAGTGGATATGGCGATGTCATATTGACATATCTCATCCTGATAAGGACGTATTTGCTTTTCTGAAACCTTATATTGATCAGTATGATTCATCGGTCTTTTCTGCCCCGAGTTTTTCTCGTGATCTTAAAATACGACAGTTTATGATATCTCCTTCAATTGATCCTTTAAGTCATAAAAATATGGATTTAACTCCGGAGATAATTCATGAGGTGTTAGAGAAATATGGCATTGATAGTGATGTACCAATGGTGACGCAGGTTTCCCGGTTTGATTATCTTAAAGATCCTGTAGGCGTAATAGAAGCGTTTAAATTGGTAAGAAAAAATATTAAATGTCAGCTTGTTCTTGCAGGCGGCACGGCAACAGATGATCCTGAATCAGGTAAAGTTCTTGCAGAAGTGCAGGAACGTGCTGAAGGAAACCCTGATATACATGTGCTATTGATTCCTCCCGGGAGCGATATTGAGATCAATGCGTTGCAGCGAGCATCGAGTGTTGTTGTGCAAAAATCAATTCGTGAAGGATTTGGATTAACGGTAACAGAGGCGTTATGGAAGGGGAGGCCTGTTGTGGCCTCATGTGTTGGCGGTATTCCTTTACAGATAAAGCACAAGTATAGCGGACTCTTGTGTCGATCGGTAGAGGGTGCAGCATTCATGATAAAACAGCTTCTTAATTCACCTGAGTATGCAAATAAACTTGGTGAGAACGCAAAAGAGCATGTCAGACAAAACTTTTTACTCACACGTCATTTGCGTGATTATCTCCTTCTTTTCCTTACGTTGTATCATCCAGAAGACGTTATTCATATATAAATCCTATGATTTTTTCAAAAAACATTCTTATTAGTGGCCCACTAGATGCATATCATAATATGGCATATGATGAGGTGCTTCTTCGTGCATGTATAAAAGGTAAGGCCGCTGTTCCTGTATTGAGATTCTATGACTGGAAAATGAGGGCTCTCTCAATAGGTTATTTTCAACGTGTGCAGGTAGCATTAGATTATGCTCGTGCCAATGGAGTAGATTTTGAGATAGCAAGAAGAATGACCGGTGGCGGCATTGTTCTTCATGGGAACGATATTACATTCAGTCTGGTAGTAAAAGATACTGTTTTAAACGGATTGTCCTCATTGAATAAAAGCAGTATTGTGGATAGTTATTATTATGTTAATAATGCCATAAAAAAGGGAATAGATATTCTGCTTGGTAAAAGCGATAGCCCGGATATGTCGCTAGAAACAAAACAAGCGTCTTCAAAAGATACAAAGTTTTGTTTTAATGAGCCAACAAAACACGATGTTCTTTATTCTGGCAAAAAGATTGCGGGTGGCGCACAGCGCAGAATTGACGGGTATGTTATGTATCAGGGATCAATTTTGTTTCGGCAGGAGATAGATATAGGAAAAGACAAAAGGTTTACTGATAGTTCGATAACTCTCCATGATGTATGTGGCAGAGATCTGACAAAAGATGCTGCATGCATTGCTTTGCAACAAGGCTTTACTTTAGTATTTGGTGATATTGAAACGGATAGCATGATTGATCAACTGTTCATTGAATCAGTGGGTAAGTTGGCTATTGATAAGTATGCTACCCATGAATGGAACTATAAACGTTGATAAAAAAGGGGACTGTCCCCTTTTTTATCATTTCGCAATTCCTAAAATTAGTTTTTGGGCGTGAGGTTTTTTCTTTTCAATCTGTATTGAAAAACTAATTCGTTCAAGTGCTTCTATAATACATTCCTTCTTATCAGTATGAATCTCACAAAGCGTGTCGCCTTTTTTTACGGAATCACCGATCTTTTTATGAAATACAATGCCTGCAGAAGAATCTATTTTGTCAGTTAGTTTCAATCTTCCTGCCCCAAGGATGTTTGCAATCATGCCGATTTCATATGTATTTATATTGGTAATGTATCCCTTAGAGATGCTTTTACATTTTTTTATGTATCGTGGTTTTTTGAACGAGTATGGATGTGCAATTTGTTTAACATTACCACCTTGTGATTTAACAATTTCTATAAACTTTCTATATGCGCATCCGTTTCGTAGATGTGTTTCGGCGACGGTGTACGCTTCAGTAAAAGTATGCGCTTTTTTGCCTAAAAGCAGCATGTGGGCAGTAATAGTAAGGCTCAGTTTTGTTACATCATCCGGGCCTTTGCATTGTAATGTATCAAGTGCCTCTTTTACTTCAAGTGCGTTTCCGACGGTGTGCCCAAGCGGTTGATTCATATCCGTTATGAGTGCAACAGTTTTTTTACCCATAACTTTTGAAATGGATACAATAGTTTTTGCTAGAAGACGGGCATCTTTATGAGATTTCATAAATGCACCGTTACCTGTTTTTACGTCCATGAGGAGCGCATCAGTTCCTTCAGCAAATTTCTTCGAGATAATGCTGGCCGCAATGAGCGGTATTGATTCTACCGTGCCGGTAACGTCTCGCAGTGCATATATCTTTTTATCGGCAGGAGCACAGTCGCCAGATGTGCCGATCATTACGGCACCTATTTTTTGTAATTGTTTAATGATCTGTTTCTCGGTAAGAAACATCTTAAACCCTTTAATTGATTCCAATTTATCATGTGTTCCTCCGGTATGGCCAAGCGCTCTTCCAAACATTGTGGGAACAGTAAGTCCAGCGCTTGCGGCAAGGGGGATAACGATAAGCGTTATCTTGTCTCCGACACCTCCTGTCGAATGTTTGTCAATGGTATATCCAGCAGACTCAAGATCAAGCGTTTTTCCTGAATATATCATGGCAAATGAAAGATCAGCGGTTTCACGAATACTCATACCGTTGGCATAAATTGCCATAAGAAAACTTGAGAATTGGTAATCGGGAATTTTGCTTTTTGTGTAACCATCGACCATGAAATTTATTTCGTCTCTGGTTAGTTCGTGCTTATCACGTTTTTTGATTATGATTTCAATTGGATTCATTTTTAAGCTATAAGCTTTAAGTTGTAAGTTTAGTTGCTGAATACTTTATTATATACGTTGAGTGTTTTATGAATAGTTTTATCTATAGAAAATTTATCAAATATTGTGCTCGGGGCATTGCTTTCTATCATGTTCTTGAACGTAGTGTCATTCAGGAGGGTATCTATCGCTGTAGCAAGTTCTGGGATCGAATCTGGTGGGACCAAAAGACCGTTGTGTTTGTCATGGATTATATCCGTTATGCCGCCAATGCGTGAAGCAACTACCGCTTTACCCATTGCCATTGCTTCAAGAAGCGCAAGGCCGAATCCTTCCATGAGTGATGGCATGACAAAAATGTCGGTGACACCAAGAGGTATACGGGTATCCGGCTCTGAGGCCTTAAAATGGACTATATCGTCTATCTGAAGATCATTTGCTAGGGTCATAAGCTCACCTTGTATGCGCCCTTCTCCCACAATAAGAACTTCAATATTTTTGTTATGTTCATATAGCTGGGCACAGGCATTAAGGAGGTGAGGGTGTCCTTTTATCTCTGATAAACGTCCTATTATTCCAATTACCTGGGAGTTTTCTTTTAACCCATAAGAACGTCTTATATTTTGTAACTCTTCTTGAGTATAGGTGTTTTTAAAGTGATCAAAGTCAATACCGTTATGAATGAGTGCGATTCTTTCAGGTGATACCATGAGATCTTGAATAAGATATTCTCTCACTGATTGGCTTATCGCGATAACGCGTTCTCCCATAAAAGGAAAAAGGCGACGAATGAAGATGTGTTTAAAAAAACCATGATACGTTGAAACATGTTTTGTTCCGGTGAGATAGGTGGTGATTCCTGCAAGGACATGTGTTACGCGGGTATGTGTGTGTACAATATCAATATTATTTTGTCTAATAAATCGGAGAAGAGAAGGAATTGCAAAGATTACTTTTGGTCCAAACTCTTGTTTTGTCCTGATCTTAAACTCGCATGTGGTAATTCCAGCGTCCTGTAATGTTTGGAGTACCTTCCCTCCGCTTGATCCAACATAGACGGTATGTCCCTTCTTTTTTAATCCTTTTGCAAGTGAAAGAACGTAGCTTGTGATACCGCCAATATCAACATGAGTTGTAAGAATAAGTATATTCATTAAAGAGACCAGAGACCAGAGACTAGAGACCAGAGACTAAAAAAGTATGTCGGTGATTTCTTATCTGCTTGGTCGTTATTAAAATTATTGACAAAATCTATATACATTTATACTATCTAACACTTCCTTGATCATACAGCTTATAGCTTACGGCTTAAAGCTTATTCGGGCGGTTAGCTCAGTTGGTAGAGCATATGCCTTACAAGCATGGGGTCACAAGTTCAAGTCTTGTACCGCCCACCATATTAAAAAAGGGACAGCTCTTCATAAGGGGACTGTCTCTTTTTTTGTTAGTTTGTTTCTAGTCTGTTGTCTTTTGTCTGAGTCTGTTTCATTTCCCAGTATTTAACATACGTCTGAAATTGATAGAATCCCCCAAAATATGCGAGGATAAAGCCGTAAAAACCGTCCTTATATCCTTTTTTACGTAGATATGCTCTCAGGAACCTGTCGATAGATTTTCTGATTGCTTTTCCAAAACCTATTTTTCTTTTATCGTTACACCATTTACGGGCCTCAAGTGTTGTTTGTGAATTTTGTTTTTGAACAAAATCGTGAATATCTATATACGAGTAGTGAATAATATCTTTTGTAAGGTGTCCACAGGTACCGTCCATAAATGCCCGTGGATGTACCTCGGATTCCTCATATTTAAATTCATCCCGCTTGAATATGCGTACTTTGCTTGCAGGATACCAGCCACCATGTTGTATCCAATAATCTCCAATATAGGTTTTAAATGGTATGGTAAAACCGTTATGAGAAATAGGGGCTGCAAAAGTTTCTTTTATTTCCTGGGCAAGTTCGGGTGTTACCCGTTCATCACAATCAAGGCTCATTACCCATTCGTTTTTTGTCTGCGAATAGCCGAAATTTCTGTGACGACCTTCAATATCAAGTTTTCGCTGTATTATACGAGCTCCTAATTTTTCTGCAATAGCTGCGGTATTATCAGTGCTGAAATCATCAAGTAAAATGACTTCATCGGTCCACGATACACTCTTTATACAATCTTCGATTTCTCGTTCTTCATTTTTTGCCATTATTACTACACTTATCGGAAGTTTGTTTTCCATAATAACTCCTTCGAGAGGGATGATTTTATGTATTATATTCTTTTTTTAAACTGATAACATCTTGTATATTGCTTACTTGTCTTATTCTACTTGATTGTGTAGTTGCTTTACCATTAAAAAAAATAGGGTAACGGACAAACAATGAACAGCGCGCAAGAAAATGAGCCATAGAGCTATCGTAGGTCAATATAAGATTGTATTTTTTCTTGCGGCGTTTCACTATTCTGAAAACTGTTTTTAACCAAAATAAAAAAGGAGTATATATGTATACGTGTATATTGGTTGTTACGGGGAGATTTAGTGTCGCAAATAAATGATTTTTGTCTTTTATGTTTTTTGATGCAACTATTGCGTAAATATAGCATTCATTTTTTGCTAGTGTGCGTATATCTTGAAATAGATTCTTTAGTTCTTCTTGGTTCTCGCTTTGTTTCTGTGTGATTGGGAGCGCTATTCTCAGTGGTATGCCCCATTTTTTGTAATAAATCCTTTGATTCTTTTTAAAAAGCGCATCACGGGCACTAAAATGATCGAGTGATTTGTGTTCATAGTGATATATGTATGCGCCATTTGCCTTTACACATTTGTATCCTGCTTCTTTTACTCTCATAGAATAATCAGAATCTTCAAAAAATGCCATGCCAAACAGTTCATCAAAATGACCGATTTTTTCGATAATTTCTCTTTTTATGAGCATTGCAAAACCGATACAGTTGGAAAATTCAGTATATTGGAGTTTTTGGTTTTGTATGCGCTGGGCACATTCTTGTATAGTTTTATCTTTGTATGGAACAAGACCAAATGTATTACTTTCCGGGTTTAGGATCCCGATATCCGGTGATGACTGGGCAACGTCTATCATTGTCTCCAAACAATTATTTGTGAAAAGTGTATCGTTGTTCAGTACGAGAACATAGGGGGCGGTTGATATTCCTAACCCTTGGTTTACCGCTTTAGGAAACCCGATATTTGTTGTATTCTCAATAGCGGTTATTTGGACATTCTCCTGAGGTATAAAACTTTTGATAACCGTTTTTGTTGCACTATTGCTTGCATTGTCAATTAAGATAATATTTATGGGAATGTGTGTTGAATCAATAATAGAATGCACACATTCTTTGGTTAGTTCAGGTTGATTATATATAGGGATTATAATGTCGCACGATTTCATAATATGAGTTTTTTGTATTTTTCTATAAGTCCGTTTTGCGCTATTGAAAGCATAGTGTTCATTCTGTCCCTGTAGGTATATTTGCCTACAGCAAGTTTATGTCCCGCAAGGGCGATTTTTTCCCTTTCAGTATCGTGTGAGAGATAATAATCTATCAGGTCGAAAAGTTCTTCTGGTGTATTATAGATAATAATATTTTTTTTGTCCTCAAAAAGCTCGTTAAAACCATTATTATCTATAGCGTTAGTAATAAGTAATGTGCCGCAACTCATAACTTCAAACATACGCATATTAATATCGTTTTTGATCGAGTAGTTGAATCCGATCTTTGACGATGAATATATTTTTGACATTTTAGTGTGCTCGGCCCACCCTATAAAACTGTTTGGGTAACGGGTCTTAAGTTTCTCCAGAAGCATTTTTCGTAAACATTTTTTACCATCGGTACCGACAAAACCGATATCAAGATTTTTTTTGCAGTCTAATTTTTTATGTATAACGGGGTCGCAGCCAAGAGGGACCCAAAAGGTATCTATTTTTTCGTGTCGAGCAAGTTTTTCTGCACCCTCTTTTTGAGCGCAAAAGACAAAGTCATAATGGTGTGATTGCTCACGTATTTTCTCATACGGGTGCTTAAGGTGGGTATCAATCGCTAGAAAGGCGCACGGACGGAGATGTTTGGGAATATCATACTTGTAGTCGCCATGATCTATCCGTAAATAGAAATCGTATTCCGGTTTGATCTTTTGGGCGTACTCAGTCCAAAAATGCTTTACCGTATGTCCTGATTGCCGAAGCGCTTTCTCAAAATAGTAACCGATTGTATCATCTCGGTCCTTATTATATATAATAGCTATTTTGAGGGCATTTTTATTGTTTTTAAGGAAATGAAACATTTTTAAATCCTTGTTTGATAAGTTGTTATAAGATATAATAATTGCCTTATGTTGTCAATATAAAGGGGTTTAACTGTATGTTTGAAATAGTGAAGAAAAAAGAGTTAGCATGTAAAAATGTGCTTGTTATTAATCCTTTCGGGATAGGTGATGTGCTTTTCACAACACCTCTTTTAGCAAGATTACGATCGTTATTGCCCAACGGTGCCAAAATAACTTTTTTATGTAATAGACGTGCAGAGCCTATATTAGAATCTAATGATGCTATTAATAAGGTGGTGGTGTTTGAAAAGGATGAATATAGAAAACTGTGGAAAGAGTCAAAAATACGTTTCTGTAAAGTGTTTGCTTCTTTTGTCTATCATATATATAACCAGAAATTTGATGCGGTATTTGATATATCGTTAGGAAGACAGTATTCATTCTGGTGCATGTTGCTCAAAATTCCTATGCGTGTTGGTTTTAATTATCGAAACCGAGGCCGGTTTTTAACCCATAAAATTAACATAGGTGGTTTTACCGAAAAACCTATTCCCGAGTATTATCTGGATTTGCTTCGGTTGTTTAACGTTACGGTCAATGCTGCATCACTGTCTTTTCCTTTGAAGGAAGAGGTGTTGAGGCAGGCGGACATTTTTTTAGAGGAAAATATGTTATTAAATGCACCTGGTATAGTGGGAATAATGCCTGGTGGGGGGGAGTCGTGGGGAAAAGATGCCTATTATAAGAGGTGGACGCCATCTTATTTTGCCCAAGTGGCTGATTATATAGTTAAGAAATATGGATATACTCCTATTCTCTTTGGAAG from Candidatus Ancaeobacter aquaticus includes the following:
- the gcvPA gene encoding aminomethyl-transferring glycine dehydrogenase subunit GcvPA, encoding MKFTPHTPSDVQSMLDVIGLRTIEDLLTDIPKDLLRTELNIPAGLSESELLKDIKNIASVNANLDEFSSYIGAGAYDHFIPSAVSHVTGRSEFYTAYTPYQPEASQGTLQAIYEYQSMLCALTGMDVANASLYDGATAVSDAALVALQSAPAKNEIVITETVHPEYRLVLKTYLAGTKVKIREIPYKDGVADLKHLRDNVSGNTVAVIVQNPNFLGSIEDMVQIESIVHGCGALFVAVVNPVSLGVLKAPGDYNADIAVGDGQPLGNPLAFGGPYLGFMAVKDTLKRKIPGRLVGVTQDHEGRRGFVLTLQAREQHIRREKATSNICSNEALNALTACVYLSLMGKQGMKELAVQNLEKSHYLFDKICTVPGFKPVFTAQFFNEFVIESAYPVKKVMQYLMENKVFGGLVLDKTYKGMKNTFLVCVTETKTKDELDAFVEFLQDISKKV
- the gcvH gene encoding glycine cleavage system protein GcvH; the protein is MNTPAELKYMKSHECVKVEGANARCGITDYAQNELTDVVFVELPPVGKVVVASEQAAVIESVKTAVDVYTPVSGKIVEVNSELENDPGLINRDPYGQGWIFVVEMTKTDELDGLMPSDDYAKMIKNKA
- a CDS encoding glycosyltransferase family 4 protein, producing MNILILTTHVDIGGITSYVLSLAKGLKKKGHTVYVGSSGGKVLQTLQDAGITTCEFKIRTKQEFGPKVIFAIPSLLRFIRQNNIDIVHTHTRVTHVLAGITTYLTGTKHVSTYHGFFKHIFIRRLFPFMGERVIAISQSVREYLIQDLMVSPERIALIHNGIDFDHFKNTYTQEELQNIRRSYGLKENSQVIGIIGRLSEIKGHPHLLNACAQLYEHNKNIEVLIVGEGRIQGELMTLANDLQIDDIVHFKASEPDTRIPLGVTDIFVMPSLMEGFGLALLEAMAMGKAVVASRIGGITDIIHDKHNGLLVPPDSIPELATAIDTLLNDTTFKNMIESNAPSTIFDKFSIDKTIHKTLNVYNKVFSN
- a CDS encoding glycosyltransferase, giving the protein MSITLKDYEPIVGKHLVDELKMLSQHLSGKVIQNVNSTAVGGGVAEILNRIIPLLQELNVDARWDVIKGGEEFYNVTKKFHNALHGRKEIITKEMYETFIQTGEENLKSMDVYGDIVFIHDPQPIMLVKKKASMNSKWIWRCHIDISHPDKDVFAFLKPYIDQYDSSVFSAPSFSRDLKIRQFMISPSIDPLSHKNMDLTPEIIHEVLEKYGIDSDVPMVTQVSRFDYLKDPVGVIEAFKLVRKNIKCQLVLAGGTATDDPESGKVLAEVQERAEGNPDIHVLLIPPGSDIEINALQRASSVVVQKSIREGFGLTVTEALWKGRPVVASCVGGIPLQIKHKYSGLLCRSVEGAAFMIKQLLNSPEYANKLGENAKEHVRQNFLLTRHLRDYLLLFLTLYHPEDVIHI
- a CDS encoding DUF5752 family protein produces the protein MKQIKKAKFSFQFCSRLIIRELTGIKAHNLDELLSHVKTVPGAVIYHHTHHFLQLHQYLVPEPPNDFAYWVDTSLGYHDLSERLASINTCDYRTIRDLRERIIAVLEKFISEGKASRESNVGEEFYFIKSVSIAFNTPYEVRTLEEFLDVLKRISIDAIYYHMFEAPLRLEKEGNDFSMWIREQLDMGELADKIDCLDPYTHTMEGLRNKLVRVVEDYLFKV
- a CDS encoding thymidine phosphorylase gives rise to the protein MNPIEIIIKKRDKHELTRDEINFMVDGYTKSKIPDYQFSSFLMAIYANGMSIRETADLSFAMIYSGKTLDLESAGYTIDKHSTGGVGDKITLIVIPLAASAGLTVPTMFGRALGHTGGTHDKLESIKGFKMFLTEKQIIKQLQKIGAVMIGTSGDCAPADKKIYALRDVTGTVESIPLIAASIISKKFAEGTDALLMDVKTGNGAFMKSHKDARLLAKTIVSISKVMGKKTVALITDMNQPLGHTVGNALEVKEALDTLQCKGPDDVTKLSLTITAHMLLLGKKAHTFTEAYTVAETHLRNGCAYRKFIEIVKSQGGNVKQIAHPYSFKKPRYIKKCKSISKGYITNINTYEIGMIANILGAGRLKLTDKIDSSAGIVFHKKIGDSVKKGDTLCEIHTDKKECIIEALERISFSIQIEKKKPHAQKLILGIAK
- a CDS encoding glycosyltransferase family 2 protein codes for the protein MENKLPISVVIMAKNEEREIEDCIKSVSWTDEVILLDDFSTDNTAAIAEKLGARIIQRKLDIEGRHRNFGYSQTKNEWVMSLDCDERVTPELAQEIKETFAAPISHNGFTIPFKTYIGDYWIQHGGWYPASKVRIFKRDEFKYEESEVHPRAFMDGTCGHLTKDIIHYSYIDIHDFVQKQNSQTTLEARKWCNDKRKIGFGKAIRKSIDRFLRAYLRKKGYKDGFYGFILAYFGGFYQFQTYVKYWEMKQTQTKDNRLETN
- a CDS encoding biotin/lipoate A/B protein ligase family protein, whose product is MIFSKNILISGPLDAYHNMAYDEVLLRACIKGKAAVPVLRFYDWKMRALSIGYFQRVQVALDYARANGVDFEIARRMTGGGIVLHGNDITFSLVVKDTVLNGLSSLNKSSIVDSYYYVNNAIKKGIDILLGKSDSPDMSLETKQASSKDTKFCFNEPTKHDVLYSGKKIAGGAQRRIDGYVMYQGSILFRQEIDIGKDKRFTDSSITLHDVCGRDLTKDAACIALQQGFTLVFGDIETDSMIDQLFIESVGKLAIDKYATHEWNYKR
- the gcvPB gene encoding aminomethyl-transferring glycine dehydrogenase subunit GcvPB; the encoded protein is MNRETLLYEIGSKGRTGYSLPEFTYDKKIEEMVPQSMIRKSTPELPEVSELDVVRHFTNLSRKNFGVDTHFYPLGSCTMKYNPKVTEVIASLPGLQHVHPYQPEKTTQGMLKIYYEMEQYLSEICGMDAFTLQPAAGAHGEFLGMLLASAYFKSKKEKRTKVIIPDSAHGTNPSSAHIAGFDVITIKSNEAGEVDPNELKKVLSNDVAALMMTNPNTLGLFERKVSEIADLVHSHGALLYYDGANLNPLMGITNPGLMGFDIVHVNLHKTFSTPHGGGGPGSGPVGVKKFLEPFLPVPRVTVRDGVYSLKYNIPQSIGRIKAFYGNSSVVVKAYAYIKALGAKGLKDVALYSILNANYIKEKLKDTYFVPYERTCMHEFVCTSKKQLEKNIHTVDIAKALIDRGIHPPTIYFPLIVPEAMMIEPTETESKETLDTFIAVMKEIDECVKSDPESIKNAPTTTPVGRLDEVKAAREPNLCYGVNRKYS